The proteins below are encoded in one region of Sphingobium yanoikuyae:
- a CDS encoding TetR/AcrR family transcriptional regulator, with product MTTDKDMADLKENGDRPQTYSSPAIIERRRRILEETRKVIAEQGIAALSMNEIGQRAGVAKRTLYNAFQTRERMIATAIQEYFDEYVSRIVYSSPPGTMQHNLERMISVVQRNRKIRNYIKAIMALYFSSDVDRDIWTAMHSPAIHHNKQWIEALDATKQLQPWVQVDKLVDDLVRFEYATINDWAQGRIPDDEVIVRLVSSYLSCLLGSLKGAARKEVEALIKDIAERGMDALPMSPKTKTKAA from the coding sequence GACGGACAAGGACATGGCTGACCTCAAGGAAAATGGCGATCGGCCGCAGACCTATTCCAGTCCGGCGATCATCGAACGCCGTCGCCGGATATTGGAGGAAACGCGCAAGGTGATCGCCGAACAGGGGATCGCGGCGCTGAGCATGAACGAGATCGGCCAGCGCGCGGGTGTCGCCAAGCGGACCCTCTACAACGCCTTCCAGACCCGCGAGCGCATGATCGCCACCGCGATCCAGGAATATTTCGACGAATATGTCAGCCGCATCGTCTATTCGAGCCCGCCCGGCACGATGCAGCATAATCTTGAACGCATGATTTCGGTCGTCCAGCGGAACCGGAAGATCCGTAATTATATCAAGGCGATCATGGCGCTCTATTTCAGTTCGGATGTCGACCGCGACATCTGGACCGCTATGCACTCGCCCGCCATCCATCATAACAAGCAGTGGATAGAGGCGCTCGACGCCACGAAGCAACTTCAGCCCTGGGTGCAGGTCGACAAGCTGGTCGATGATTTGGTGCGCTTCGAATATGCGACCATCAACGACTGGGCGCAGGGCCGCATACCAGATGACGAGGTGATCGTCCGGCTGGTCAGCAGCTATCTGTCCTGCCTGCTTGGTTCGCTGAAGGGCGCGGCACGCAAGGAGGTCGAGGCGCTGATCAAGGACATTGCCGAGCGCGGCATGGACGCGCTGCCGATGTCGCCCAAGACCAAGACGAAAGCGGCTTGA
- a CDS encoding enoyl-CoA hydratase/isomerase family protein encodes MSAPSEDPELLFEQRADGVAVITLNRPRAKNTVSFTMWEQFSAALDRLENATPARMLILCGAEGYFSNGGDVKLPPARGEGALRLAARLEMGQRIIRRLRALPIPTVAAVEGGAFGVSWSLAMACDMIFAADNARFGAPFLDFGLVPDGGAAWFLTRQLGRARAAEIIFSGRTLEVAEALSLGLVSRLVPPGEAVAQALALGATIGGGNAHAVELTKRLLDQAESGDLSANHALELVYCHTCQAGEEVPRAREAFKARAAAKAAAKGATGAKE; translated from the coding sequence ATGAGCGCGCCGAGCGAAGACCCCGAACTGTTGTTCGAGCAGCGCGCGGATGGCGTGGCTGTCATCACCCTCAACCGGCCGCGCGCGAAGAACACCGTCTCCTTCACCATGTGGGAGCAGTTTTCGGCCGCGTTGGACCGGCTGGAAAATGCGACGCCGGCGCGGATGCTGATATTGTGTGGGGCGGAAGGCTATTTCAGCAATGGCGGCGACGTGAAGCTGCCGCCGGCGCGGGGCGAGGGGGCGTTGCGACTCGCCGCTCGGCTGGAGATGGGGCAGCGGATCATCCGCCGGCTGCGCGCGCTGCCGATCCCGACCGTGGCGGCGGTGGAGGGCGGCGCCTTCGGCGTTTCCTGGAGCCTGGCGATGGCCTGCGACATGATCTTCGCTGCCGACAATGCGCGGTTCGGTGCGCCATTCCTGGATTTCGGGTTGGTGCCCGATGGCGGGGCGGCTTGGTTCCTGACCCGGCAATTGGGGCGGGCACGCGCGGCCGAGATCATCTTTTCGGGGCGGACGCTGGAGGTAGCCGAGGCATTGAGCCTAGGGCTGGTCAGCCGGCTGGTGCCGCCGGGCGAGGCGGTCGCGCAGGCGCTGGCGCTGGGCGCGACGATTGGCGGCGGCAACGCCCATGCGGTCGAACTGACCAAGCGGCTGCTGGATCAGGCGGAAAGCGGCGACCTGTCGGCCAATCATGCGCTGGAACTGGTCTATTGCCATACCTGCCAGGCGGGGGAGGAGGTGCCCCGCGCCCGCGAGGCGTTCAAGGCACGCGCAGCGGCGAAGGCTGCCGCGAAGGGCGCAACTGGGGCGAAGGAATAA
- a CDS encoding flavin reductase family protein produces the protein MQFDMRSLPMATRYKIVNSTITPRPIAWITTRSEAGVVNAAPYSFFNCVGTEPPLVALGLLKEPVSRGLKNTAANIVATGEFVVNLVCEDDAEKMNHCSVDAPADVSEIDYAGIETAPSVLVAPPLIASSPVSFECRKVAAMDIGTMQTVIIGEIVMAHIRDEFITDRERVYFDTPAMKLIGRTHGSGWYVRNGDSFQMDRPRYDPARLTGKE, from the coding sequence ATGCAGTTCGACATGCGCAGCCTGCCGATGGCGACCCGCTACAAGATCGTCAATTCGACCATCACCCCGCGCCCGATCGCCTGGATCACCACCCGGTCCGAAGCGGGCGTGGTCAATGCCGCGCCCTACAGCTTCTTCAACTGCGTCGGCACGGAGCCGCCGTTGGTAGCGCTGGGCCTGCTCAAGGAGCCGGTATCGCGCGGCCTGAAGAACACGGCTGCCAACATCGTCGCCACTGGCGAGTTCGTCGTGAACCTGGTGTGCGAGGATGATGCCGAGAAGATGAACCATTGCAGCGTCGATGCGCCGGCCGATGTCAGCGAGATCGACTATGCCGGGATCGAGACCGCGCCGTCGGTGCTGGTCGCACCGCCGCTGATCGCCAGCAGCCCGGTCAGCTTCGAATGCCGGAAGGTCGCGGCGATGGACATCGGCACGATGCAGACGGTGATCATCGGCGAGATCGTGATGGCGCATATCCGCGACGAGTTCATCACCGATCGCGAGCGGGTCTATTTCGACACGCCGGCGATGAAATTGATCGGCCGCACCCATGGCAGTGGCTGGTATGTGCGCAACGGCGACAGTTTCCAGATGGACCGGCCACGCTATGATCCGGCACGGCTGACGGGCAAGGAATGA
- a CDS encoding CaiB/BaiF CoA-transferase family protein — MPGPLDHLVVIELSTEMPVAIAGMLLADHGADVLKVEPRGGAYFAHELTRKSWDRSKRSVELDVADADDRAALRGLLGGADIFIHALEEGEAKALGLDGESLARDYPELIVSALTAYGADTPFADRPRGEGLAAALLGTMIDKSSPFREGPVYLGHPALHYGQAFLGVIGALTAIRARRSSGKGQKVESSLLDAMLAQSPMNNWWQEDGISYIKAGDSGAVDRFGRTRLVTGMFECGDGLFLQIHTGGQGGFKAAMDQLGFGDRVSVVKGAAEMSVPLSDDEYHIARVEIFDAFKARPRAEWIALFQAADVAALPVLEPAEVLLDEQVEFVGQRIALPDAEFGTIYQAAPAVRFDRTPCAAPRPAPAIGADNGALAHLIARKRGELAAAGKPLDRPLEGIKVVDFSSFFAVGFGGRLLSDLGADVIKVETPDGDQMRPLPDCFDAAQRGKRDIVLNLKQPEALEAALKLVAEADVVTHNLRPGKADKLGIGYEALSKINPRLLYVYLPGYGSKGPKSLLKSFAPLVSGWTGLLYEGGGAGNPPTRSVFGNEDYNNGFLGAAGILMGLERRAISGVGDYMEIPQLHSSLWTTSEHFLDADKQVVYGFRLDKDQAGYSALDRLYRTSDGWICIACRQDGRFAALAQAVGQAGLVDDPRFASPKERSLHDAALLAALEPWFVDKTSAEAFALLDAAGVPCEIPAAKSWVREALWQDWAMASNRVIENFDSMYGHVRQFGSFIHLSDTPGHARKSAPRLGEHTRQILAEIGYAPDAIDALIDSGKAMQAADVTGRIQSRVSAA; from the coding sequence ATGCCCGGCCCTCTGGACCATCTTGTCGTTATCGAGCTGTCGACCGAAATGCCGGTCGCGATCGCGGGCATGCTGCTCGCCGACCATGGCGCGGACGTGCTGAAGGTCGAGCCCAGGGGCGGCGCCTATTTCGCCCATGAGCTGACCCGCAAGAGCTGGGACCGGTCCAAACGCAGTGTCGAGCTAGACGTGGCCGATGCGGACGACCGGGCAGCGCTGCGCGGACTGCTCGGCGGAGCGGACATCTTCATCCATGCACTGGAGGAGGGAGAAGCGAAGGCGCTTGGCCTGGACGGTGAGAGCCTGGCGCGCGACTATCCGGAACTGATCGTGTCGGCGCTGACCGCCTATGGCGCGGACACGCCCTTTGCCGACCGGCCGCGCGGCGAGGGGCTGGCGGCCGCGCTGCTGGGCACGATGATCGACAAGTCCAGCCCGTTCCGCGAAGGGCCGGTCTATCTGGGGCATCCCGCGCTTCATTATGGTCAGGCGTTTCTGGGCGTGATCGGCGCGCTGACGGCGATCCGTGCGCGACGATCGAGCGGCAAGGGGCAGAAGGTCGAATCCTCGCTGCTCGACGCGATGCTGGCCCAGTCTCCGATGAACAATTGGTGGCAGGAAGACGGTATTTCCTACATCAAGGCAGGGGATTCCGGCGCGGTCGACCGCTTTGGCCGGACCCGGCTGGTGACCGGCATGTTCGAATGCGGCGACGGCCTGTTCCTGCAGATCCATACCGGCGGCCAGGGCGGTTTCAAGGCGGCGATGGACCAGCTGGGCTTTGGCGACCGGGTCTCGGTGGTCAAGGGCGCGGCGGAAATGTCGGTACCGCTGAGCGATGACGAATATCATATCGCCCGCGTCGAGATTTTCGATGCGTTCAAGGCGCGGCCGCGCGCCGAATGGATCGCGCTGTTCCAGGCGGCCGATGTGGCGGCTCTGCCGGTGCTGGAACCGGCCGAAGTGCTGCTGGACGAGCAGGTGGAGTTTGTCGGGCAGCGGATTGCGCTGCCGGACGCGGAATTCGGCACCATCTATCAGGCCGCACCGGCCGTGCGGTTCGATCGCACGCCCTGCGCCGCGCCGCGCCCGGCGCCGGCGATCGGCGCAGACAATGGCGCGCTCGCCCATCTGATCGCGCGCAAGCGGGGCGAACTGGCGGCGGCGGGCAAGCCGCTCGACCGGCCGCTCGAAGGCATCAAGGTGGTGGACTTCTCCTCCTTCTTCGCGGTGGGCTTTGGCGGACGGCTGCTGTCGGACCTGGGCGCCGACGTCATCAAGGTGGAGACGCCCGACGGCGACCAGATGCGGCCGCTGCCCGACTGTTTCGACGCGGCACAGCGCGGGAAGCGCGACATCGTGTTGAACCTGAAGCAGCCCGAGGCGCTGGAAGCGGCGCTGAAGCTGGTGGCTGAGGCCGATGTCGTCACCCATAATCTGCGCCCCGGCAAGGCCGACAAGCTGGGCATCGGCTATGAGGCGCTGTCGAAGATCAATCCGCGCCTGCTCTATGTCTATCTGCCCGGCTATGGCTCCAAGGGGCCAAAGTCGCTGCTCAAGAGCTTCGCGCCCTTGGTGTCGGGCTGGACCGGCCTGCTTTACGAAGGGGGCGGCGCGGGCAATCCGCCGACCCGGTCGGTGTTCGGCAATGAGGATTATAATAACGGCTTCCTGGGTGCGGCGGGCATATTGATGGGGCTGGAGCGGCGCGCGATCAGCGGCGTCGGCGACTATATGGAGATACCCCAGCTCCATTCGAGTCTGTGGACCACGTCCGAGCATTTCCTGGATGCCGACAAGCAGGTCGTCTATGGCTTCCGCCTCGACAAGGATCAGGCGGGCTATAGTGCGCTCGACCGGCTCTATCGCACCAGCGACGGCTGGATCTGCATAGCTTGCCGGCAGGACGGGCGCTTCGCGGCGCTGGCGCAGGCGGTCGGTCAGGCCGGGCTAGTCGACGATCCGCGCTTTGCTTCGCCAAAGGAACGGTCGCTGCATGACGCGGCGCTGCTCGCGGCGCTGGAGCCCTGGTTTGTCGACAAGACGAGCGCGGAGGCCTTCGCCCTGCTCGATGCGGCGGGTGTACCGTGCGAGATACCGGCGGCGAAAAGCTGGGTGCGCGAGGCGCTGTGGCAGGACTGGGCAATGGCCAGCAATCGGGTGATCGAGAATTTCGATTCCATGTATGGCCATGTCCGCCAGTTCGGCAGCTTCATCCATCTGAGCGATACGCCGGGCCATGCGCGCAAGTCCGCGCCGCGGCTGGGCGAGCATACGCGGCAGATATTGGCCGAGATCGGCTATGCGCCGGACGCGATCGACGCGCTGATCGACAGCGGCAAGGCGATGCAGGCGGCGGACGTGACCGGCCGTATCCAGTCGCGCGTCTCGGCCGCCTGA
- a CDS encoding LLM class flavin-dependent oxidoreductase translates to MQLNLRYDMNRPDFGAPHPVLYRTAIKQAQWADKLGFTQVFLAEHHGAEGGYCPSSMVQAASILGATENIVAHLSALVVTMHDPLRLAEDLAVLDNIAPGRVWLTAGMGYRPHEFEMFGKDISKRLAIMNEAMATLKQAWTGEPFEFRERTVRVTPAPASPGGPKIYMGGSTDKSAIRAAKGGYQYFPGHPDLFTLYKEEREKAGFPPPEELRKPAASFLYVSDDPDRDWPLVAPHVAYATNAYAEWAKERGTGQTRYQPAETIEGLKAMPNIKVLTPDECFEYLKGLGRGTAVTFHALLGGLDPEVSWRSLRLFEKEVLPRLRAEPGLLENPGE, encoded by the coding sequence GTGCAGTTGAACCTTCGTTACGACATGAACCGGCCGGATTTCGGCGCGCCGCATCCCGTGCTCTACCGCACTGCGATCAAGCAGGCGCAATGGGCCGACAAGCTGGGATTCACGCAGGTGTTCCTGGCCGAGCATCATGGTGCGGAGGGCGGCTATTGCCCGTCCTCCATGGTGCAGGCGGCGTCGATCCTGGGCGCGACGGAGAATATCGTCGCGCATCTGTCGGCACTGGTCGTCACCATGCACGATCCGCTGCGGCTGGCCGAGGATCTGGCGGTGCTGGACAATATCGCGCCCGGCCGTGTGTGGCTGACCGCCGGCATGGGCTATCGCCCGCATGAGTTCGAGATGTTCGGCAAGGACATCAGCAAGCGGCTGGCGATCATGAACGAGGCGATGGCCACGCTGAAGCAGGCCTGGACAGGTGAGCCTTTTGAATTTCGCGAGCGCACCGTGCGGGTGACGCCGGCCCCGGCGAGCCCGGGTGGCCCGAAAATCTACATGGGCGGGTCGACCGACAAGTCGGCGATCCGCGCGGCCAAGGGTGGCTATCAATATTTCCCCGGCCATCCCGACCTCTTCACCCTCTACAAGGAAGAGCGGGAAAAGGCCGGCTTCCCGCCGCCCGAGGAACTGCGCAAGCCGGCGGCCAGCTTCCTCTATGTCTCCGACGATCCGGACCGCGACTGGCCGCTGGTGGCGCCGCATGTCGCCTATGCGACCAACGCCTATGCCGAATGGGCCAAGGAGCGCGGCACCGGCCAGACACGCTACCAGCCCGCCGAGACGATCGAGGGGCTGAAGGCGATGCCTAACATCAAGGTGCTGACGCCCGACGAATGTTTTGAATATCTGAAAGGATTGGGCCGGGGCACCGCCGTCACCTTCCACGCGCTGCTGGGCGGGCTGGACCCCGAAGTGTCGTGGCGCAGCCTGCGCCTGTTCGAGAAGGAAGTGCTGCCGCGCCTGCGTGCCGAGCCGGGCCTGCTGGAAAATCCGGGAGAATGA
- a CDS encoding nuclear transport factor 2 family protein: MEERNRRGTLAAMLALPIGMAAAAEASAAAPRGKASGMDMAQRLDIIESRQAITELLYAYARANDRADEALLRSLFWPESTHKHGKFEGKSSDFVGFAFKIVSTLKYACHHITNVSVDVKGDKAFSECYYFAQHRRDRKEGGGEEDVFFQGRYLDDLERRNGVWKIIRRRGLSDYTSPPEPAQTSYADWPAGQHSEKYPSDDYYKMRQQFLGS, from the coding sequence ATGGAAGAACGCAATCGTCGCGGCACGCTGGCCGCCATGCTGGCGCTGCCGATCGGCATGGCCGCGGCTGCCGAAGCATCGGCCGCCGCGCCCAGGGGAAAGGCAAGCGGCATGGACATGGCCCAGCGGCTGGACATCATCGAGTCCAGGCAGGCGATCACCGAACTCCTCTATGCCTATGCGCGGGCCAATGACCGGGCGGACGAGGCGCTGCTGCGATCGCTCTTCTGGCCGGAATCGACGCACAAGCATGGCAAGTTCGAGGGCAAGTCGTCCGATTTCGTCGGCTTCGCGTTCAAGATCGTGTCGACGCTGAAATATGCCTGCCACCACATCACCAATGTCTCGGTCGATGTGAAGGGGGACAAGGCTTTTTCTGAATGCTATTATTTCGCGCAGCATCGGCGCGACCGCAAGGAAGGCGGGGGCGAGGAGGATGTCTTCTTCCAGGGCCGCTATCTCGACGATCTGGAACGGCGAAACGGGGTGTGGAAGATCATCCGTCGCCGGGGCCTGTCCGACTATACCTCGCCGCCCGAACCGGCGCAGACGTCCTATGCCGACTGGCCGGCGGGACAGCATAGCGAGAAATATCCGAGCGACGACTATTACAAGATGCGCCAGCAGTTTCTGGGCAGCTGA
- a CDS encoding NADPH:quinone oxidoreductase family protein, producing the protein MRALMCEAHGAPEQLAFRDVPVPQPGPGEIRLAVRAASVNFPDALMIQNLYQTKPPLPFIPGGEAAGVVDAIGEGVSGFRIGDRVAAIPFQGAFAEQAVAPAFRTSIIPDAMGFDVAAGFTMVYATALHGLRQRGRLQAGETLLVLGAAGGVGLAAVEIGKRMGARVIAAASSAEKLDLARAHGADETVNYAQVDIKQAVKALAGERGVDVIFDPVGGDLAEPAFRTMGWDGRYLVVGFAAGTIPAIPLNLPLVKTASIVGVTWGMHSRREPDIHAANMAQLYDWYEQGGLRPAIGARFAFDESREAIRWIMDRKAQGKVVIEMA; encoded by the coding sequence GTGCGGGCGCTGATGTGCGAGGCGCATGGCGCGCCCGAGCAACTGGCGTTCCGTGATGTACCCGTGCCCCAGCCGGGGCCGGGCGAGATCAGGCTGGCGGTGCGGGCGGCGAGCGTCAATTTCCCCGACGCGCTGATGATCCAGAATCTCTACCAGACCAAGCCGCCCTTGCCCTTCATCCCCGGCGGCGAGGCGGCAGGCGTGGTCGATGCGATCGGCGAGGGCGTCAGCGGTTTTCGGATCGGCGACCGGGTGGCGGCGATCCCGTTCCAGGGCGCGTTTGCCGAGCAGGCGGTGGCGCCGGCTTTCCGCACCAGCATCATTCCCGATGCGATGGGCTTCGACGTCGCGGCCGGTTTCACCATGGTCTATGCGACGGCGCTGCACGGGCTGCGCCAGCGCGGGCGGTTGCAGGCCGGCGAGACGCTGCTGGTGCTGGGCGCGGCGGGCGGCGTGGGACTGGCGGCGGTGGAGATCGGCAAGCGCATGGGTGCGCGGGTGATCGCGGCGGCCTCCAGCGCGGAAAAGCTGGATCTGGCGCGGGCGCATGGCGCGGACGAGACGGTGAATTATGCGCAGGTCGACATCAAGCAGGCGGTGAAGGCGCTGGCCGGGGAGCGCGGCGTCGATGTGATCTTCGATCCGGTCGGTGGCGATCTGGCCGAGCCGGCCTTTCGCACCATGGGCTGGGACGGGCGCTATCTGGTGGTCGGCTTTGCCGCCGGGACCATTCCCGCGATCCCGTTGAACCTGCCGCTGGTGAAGACGGCGTCGATCGTCGGCGTGACATGGGGGATGCACAGCCGGCGCGAGCCGGACATCCATGCCGCCAATATGGCGCAGCTTTATGACTGGTATGAACAGGGCGGATTGCGGCCGGCGATCGGCGCGCGGTTCGCCTTTGACGAGAGCCGGGAAGCGATCCGCTGGATCATGGATCGCAAGGCGCAGGGCAAGGTGGTGATCGAGATGGCCTGA
- a CDS encoding SMP-30/gluconolactonase/LRE family protein codes for MAADRAVDRRTALLGGAALALAGCTRAGPSRASTVPAPLTPADFSLVIDGLDHAEGVASAPDGRLFLSNSGGAIGVLAPGQPLRQVGAPLAANGVAVDAQGRVIVANMGLLKQQPGPLQRITLETGAVETLVSELEGRQLVASNGPATARDGSIYCTHSSWGPVANIGTTTPAGFIYMVRPDGSAAIVARDLRGVNGLCLDRDERHLYASLTAEGRIRRWHRNADGTLADPQDFGPQLGTVVPDQTVKAILALPPQEKAALGYCDGIAFDMADNLWITLPFSNRLVALTPQGRQIDILHDPVGEKIAMPTNLCWGGPDRRTLYVVSRGKGMIVQARTAIAGAPLANWPAS; via the coding sequence ATGGCCGCTGACAGGGCGGTCGACCGGCGCACGGCCCTGCTCGGCGGCGCGGCACTCGCGCTCGCCGGCTGCACCCGCGCCGGCCCGTCGCGTGCCTCCACGGTCCCGGCGCCCCTGACCCCGGCCGATTTCAGCCTGGTCATCGACGGGCTCGACCATGCCGAGGGCGTCGCCAGCGCCCCCGACGGCCGCCTGTTCCTGTCCAACAGCGGCGGCGCGATCGGCGTTCTGGCGCCCGGCCAGCCGCTGCGGCAGGTTGGCGCCCCGCTCGCCGCCAATGGCGTCGCCGTCGATGCGCAGGGCCGCGTGATCGTCGCGAATATGGGCCTGCTCAAACAGCAGCCCGGCCCGCTCCAGCGCATCACGCTTGAAACCGGCGCGGTCGAAACGCTCGTTTCGGAACTGGAGGGGCGCCAGTTGGTCGCCTCCAACGGCCCCGCCACCGCGCGGGACGGCAGCATCTATTGCACCCACAGCAGTTGGGGTCCGGTCGCCAATATCGGCACCACCACGCCGGCCGGCTTCATCTACATGGTCCGGCCCGACGGCAGCGCCGCGATCGTCGCGCGCGACCTGCGCGGGGTCAACGGCCTCTGCCTCGACCGGGACGAACGCCATCTCTATGCCTCGCTGACGGCCGAAGGGCGCATCCGCCGCTGGCACCGCAACGCCGACGGCACCCTTGCCGACCCGCAGGATTTCGGCCCGCAACTCGGCACCGTCGTCCCCGACCAGACGGTCAAGGCCATCCTCGCGCTGCCGCCGCAGGAAAAGGCGGCGCTGGGTTATTGCGACGGCATCGCCTTCGACATGGCCGACAATCTCTGGATCACCCTGCCCTTTTCCAACCGGCTGGTCGCGCTGACGCCGCAGGGCCGGCAGATCGACATCCTGCATGATCCCGTCGGCGAAAAGATCGCCATGCCGACCAATCTCTGCTGGGGCGGGCCGGATCGGCGCACCCTCTATGTGGTCTCGCGCGGCAAGGGCATGATCGTCCAGGCCCGCACCGCCATCGCCGGCGCCCCACTCGCCAACTGGCCGGCCAGCTGA
- a CDS encoding Zn-ribbon domain-containing OB-fold protein, giving the protein MGIPIYPVHLEDPLFQGFYDGLDAGELRITADAETGEWVWYPPEVVPGKPDAVLEWRPVSAEGKAYSFTTVIRSLLPGDHKAEVPYTVILFEPDDAPGVRIAGILVDDEGVDPACGMSLRFRPVEAGDHRIAGFAPVR; this is encoded by the coding sequence ATGGGCATTCCCATCTATCCCGTCCATCTGGAAGACCCGCTGTTCCAGGGCTTTTACGACGGCCTCGATGCCGGCGAACTGCGCATCACCGCCGACGCCGAAACCGGCGAATGGGTCTGGTATCCACCCGAGGTCGTTCCCGGAAAACCCGATGCCGTGCTGGAATGGCGCCCGGTTTCGGCCGAGGGCAAGGCCTATAGCTTCACCACCGTGATCCGCAGCCTGCTGCCCGGCGACCACAAGGCTGAGGTCCCCTACACCGTCATCCTGTTCGAGCCCGACGATGCGCCGGGCGTGCGGATCGCGGGCATATTAGTCGATGATGAAGGCGTCGATCCGGCCTGCGGCATGAGCCTGCGCTTCCGCCCGGTCGAGGCGGGCGATCACCGCATCGCCGGCTTCGCGCCGGTGCGCTGA
- a CDS encoding thiolase family protein — protein MMKGNKIAITGIGETAFLRKGEETVMQMMTRASLAAIADAGLTPADIDGHVSNKYVGHPSEEVAHAIGAATRRFTAVADTAGGTATTGDALRLAQLAIEAGLARHVLVPYAIRSTKPGGVYGFHAREPQKAGLEMPAGFFGQPTYFATMANRYAHEFGMSEEELASVSMTYRAWAALTPSAQKRDPMDLDAYRQTPMISTPLRVADCCLTTDGGGAYVVSAVEAARDLPHPVISVQGLGIGYNNYPHGVLFTQKPCTFDYPGWDSAAQAYAMAGVDPKDLNLAQVYDGFSISAIVQTEMLGLCDRGEGARFYAAGHAKPGGRMPVNTSGGHMSGGYVPGINLLIEAVRQLRGQEGDRQVPDARLCAVAGLGGNNHSTTILARD, from the coding sequence ATGATGAAGGGCAACAAGATCGCCATCACCGGCATTGGCGAAACCGCTTTCCTGCGCAAGGGCGAGGAAACGGTGATGCAGATGATGACCCGCGCCAGCCTGGCCGCGATCGCCGATGCGGGCCTCACTCCCGCCGATATCGACGGCCATGTCAGCAACAAATATGTCGGCCATCCGTCGGAGGAGGTTGCCCATGCGATCGGCGCCGCGACCCGGCGCTTCACTGCCGTTGCCGACACGGCGGGCGGCACCGCCACCACGGGTGACGCGCTGCGGCTGGCGCAACTGGCGATCGAGGCCGGGCTCGCCCGCCATGTCCTCGTCCCCTATGCCATCCGCTCGACCAAGCCGGGCGGCGTCTATGGCTTCCACGCGCGCGAGCCGCAGAAGGCGGGGCTGGAAATGCCCGCCGGCTTCTTCGGCCAGCCCACCTATTTCGCGACCATGGCCAATCGCTATGCCCATGAATTCGGCATGAGCGAGGAGGAACTGGCCTCGGTCTCGATGACCTACCGCGCCTGGGCGGCGCTGACCCCCAGCGCCCAGAAGCGCGATCCGATGGACCTCGACGCCTATCGCCAGACGCCGATGATCTCGACCCCGCTGCGCGTCGCCGACTGCTGCCTCACCACCGATGGCGGCGGCGCCTATGTGGTGAGCGCGGTGGAGGCCGCCCGCGACCTGCCCCATCCGGTGATATCGGTGCAGGGCCTCGGCATCGGCTATAACAACTATCCCCATGGCGTGCTGTTCACCCAGAAACCCTGCACCTTCGACTATCCCGGCTGGGACTCGGCGGCGCAGGCCTATGCCATGGCCGGCGTCGATCCCAAGGATCTGAACCTGGCTCAGGTCTATGACGGCTTCTCCATCTCGGCGATCGTCCAGACCGAGATGCTGGGCCTGTGCGATCGCGGCGAAGGCGCGCGCTTCTACGCTGCCGGCCATGCGAAGCCGGGCGGCCGGATGCCGGTCAACACCAGCGGCGGCCATATGTCGGGCGGCTATGTCCCCGGCATCAACCTGCTGATCGAGGCGGTGCGCCAGCTGCGCGGGCAGGAGGGCGATCGTCAGGTGCCCGATGCCCGCCTCTGCGCCGTCGCGGGCCTGGGCGGCAATAATCATTCCACCACCATCCTTGCGAGGGACTGA